Proteins found in one Rhodobacter capsulatus SB 1003 genomic segment:
- the lpxD gene encoding UDP-3-O-(3-hydroxymyristoyl)glucosamine N-acyltransferase, with amino-acid sequence MAQTVETIARALAARAEGDLSLPIEGASEPQSAGPRQIALAMSAKYIPGLAAGQALAAILPEGTDWQALGLKAAIFVARPRLAMAGLSKAFDPGPEIAPGIHPSAVIDPTAEIGAGAAIGPFVVIGRGVRIGDRARIAAHACIAEDVKIGEEALVLQGVKIGARVVVGDRFIAQPGAVIGADGFSFVTPEKSGVEEIRETLGQRDTITEQSWTRIHSLGTVVIGDDVELGANVCIDRGTVRATMIGSGTKLDNLVHIGHNVQIGRDCLLCGQVGIAGSSRIGDRVVLGGQCGVNDNIFIGDDVIAGGATKIFTNAPAGRVLLGYPAVKMETHVEAWKNIRRLPRLFAQMAELRETVTNLTQKKGTE; translated from the coding sequence ATGGCGCAGACGGTCGAAACCATTGCACGGGCGCTTGCTGCGCGTGCGGAAGGCGATCTTTCCCTGCCCATCGAGGGCGCTTCGGAGCCGCAATCGGCGGGGCCGCGGCAGATCGCGCTGGCGATGAGCGCGAAATACATCCCGGGGCTGGCCGCCGGTCAGGCGCTGGCGGCGATCCTGCCCGAGGGCACGGATTGGCAGGCGCTGGGGCTGAAGGCGGCGATCTTTGTCGCCCGGCCGCGGCTTGCCATGGCGGGGCTGTCGAAGGCCTTCGACCCCGGCCCCGAGATCGCGCCCGGCATCCATCCGAGTGCCGTCATCGACCCCACGGCCGAGATCGGCGCGGGGGCGGCCATCGGCCCCTTTGTCGTCATCGGGCGGGGCGTCCGCATCGGCGACCGGGCCCGGATCGCGGCCCATGCCTGCATTGCCGAGGATGTGAAGATCGGCGAAGAAGCCCTTGTTCTGCAAGGCGTAAAGATCGGCGCCCGCGTGGTGGTGGGCGATCGTTTCATCGCCCAGCCCGGCGCGGTGATCGGCGCCGACGGGTTTTCCTTCGTCACGCCGGAAAAATCCGGGGTCGAGGAAATCCGCGAGACATTGGGCCAGCGCGACACGATCACCGAACAAAGCTGGACCCGGATTCACAGCCTTGGCACCGTCGTCATCGGCGATGATGTGGAACTGGGCGCCAATGTCTGCATCGACCGCGGCACGGTGCGGGCGACGATGATCGGCTCGGGCACCAAGCTCGACAACCTGGTCCACATCGGCCACAATGTGCAGATCGGCCGCGACTGCCTGCTCTGCGGTCAGGTCGGCATCGCGGGCTCCTCGCGCATCGGCGACCGGGTGGTGCTGGGCGGCCAATGCGGGGTGAACGACAATATCTTCATCGGCGATGACGTGATCGCGGGCGGCGCCACCAAGATCTTCACCAATGCCCCCGCGGGCCGGGTTTTGCTCGGCTATCCGGCGGTGAAGATGGAAACCCATGTCGAAGCCTGGAAGAACATCCGCCGTCTGCCGCGACTCTTTGCGCAAATGGCCGAACTTCGGGAAACTGTTACAAATCTCACGCAGAAGAAGGGCACGGAGTAA
- a CDS encoding cysteine desulfurase, translating to MYDVARIRADFPILSRQVNGRPLVYLDNGASAQKPACVIEAMTQMYTQDYANVHRGLHTLSNISTERYEAVRGIIARFLGAPSEEEIVFTTGSTEGINLVSYAWAAPRLQPGDEIVLSIMEHHANIVPWHFLRERQGVVLKWVEIEPDGSLPAEKVLEAIGPRTKLVAITQMSNVLGTAVDVKTICAGARERGVPVLVDGSQGAVHAPVDVADLGCDFYAITGHKLYGPSGSGAIYIRRDRMEEMRPFLGGGDMIATVSRDAVTYNSAPVKFEAGTPGIVQQVGLGVALDYLMGLGMQNVAAHEAALRAYAEAKFKGLNWLHIQGNARDKGAIFSMTLDGPAHAHDISTILDKRGVAVRAGTHCAMPLMAHLGLTATARASFGLYNTTEEVDALVSALELCHELLA from the coding sequence ATGTACGATGTCGCACGGATCCGCGCCGATTTTCCGATCCTGTCGCGGCAGGTGAACGGCAGGCCGCTCGTCTATCTGGACAATGGCGCCTCGGCACAAAAGCCCGCCTGCGTGATCGAGGCGATGACGCAGATGTACACGCAGGATTATGCCAACGTGCACAGGGGCTTGCACACCCTTTCGAATATCTCGACCGAGCGTTACGAAGCCGTGCGCGGCATCATCGCGCGGTTTCTGGGCGCCCCTTCCGAGGAAGAGATCGTCTTCACCACCGGCTCGACCGAGGGGATCAACCTGGTGTCTTACGCCTGGGCCGCCCCGCGGCTGCAGCCGGGCGACGAGATCGTGCTCTCGATCATGGAGCATCACGCCAATATCGTGCCCTGGCATTTCCTGCGCGAACGGCAGGGGGTGGTGCTGAAATGGGTCGAGATCGAGCCCGACGGCAGCCTGCCCGCGGAAAAGGTGCTGGAAGCGATCGGGCCGCGCACGAAGCTGGTGGCGATCACCCAGATGTCGAACGTGCTGGGCACCGCCGTTGACGTGAAGACGATCTGCGCGGGGGCGCGCGAAAGGGGCGTGCCGGTGCTGGTCGACGGCTCGCAGGGCGCGGTGCATGCGCCGGTCGATGTCGCCGATTTGGGCTGCGATTTCTACGCCATCACCGGGCACAAGCTTTACGGGCCGAGCGGCTCGGGCGCGATCTACATCCGGCGCGACCGGATGGAGGAGATGCGGCCCTTCCTCGGCGGCGGCGACATGATCGCCACGGTCAGTCGCGATGCCGTCACCTACAACAGCGCGCCGGTGAAATTCGAGGCGGGCACCCCCGGGATCGTGCAGCAGGTCGGCCTTGGGGTGGCGCTCGACTATCTGATGGGGCTGGGCATGCAGAATGTCGCCGCGCATGAGGCCGCCTTGCGCGCCTATGCGGAAGCGAAGTTCAAGGGCCTGAACTGGCTGCATATTCAGGGCAACGCCAGGGACAAGGGGGCGATCTTTTCGATGACCCTTGATGGTCCGGCGCATGCGCATGACATCTCGACGATTCTCGACAAGCGCGGCGTGGCGGTGCGGGCGGGGACGCATTGCGCGATGCCGCTGATGGCGCATCTGGGGCTGACGGCGACGGCGCGGGCCTCGTTCGGGCTTTACAACACCACCGAGGAGGTCGATGCGCTGGTCTCGGCGCTGGAGCTTTGCCACGAGCTTCTGGCCTGA
- a CDS encoding YcbK family protein codes for MVAAPKASNAFSFLRGAGDIRRIHMYSGRTGESLDTIYWIEGEYIPEALKEITRFMRDWRTNDVKTIDPRTVDIAAASHRLLDTSEPYMLLSGYRSPATNAMLRSRSGGVARNSLHMRGMAADLRLKSRSVGQIYSAALSCHAGGVGKYARSDFVHMDCGNIRSWQG; via the coding sequence GTGGTAGCAGCCCCGAAAGCCTCCAACGCCTTCAGCTTCCTGCGCGGCGCTGGCGATATCCGTCGGATCCACATGTATTCCGGCCGCACCGGCGAAAGCCTCGACACGATCTACTGGATCGAGGGCGAATATATCCCCGAGGCGCTGAAGGAAATCACCCGCTTCATGCGCGACTGGCGCACCAATGACGTGAAGACGATCGATCCGCGCACCGTCGATATTGCCGCCGCCTCGCATCGTCTGCTCGACACCTCCGAACCCTATATGCTGCTGTCGGGCTACCGGTCGCCCGCGACCAATGCGATGCTGCGCTCGCGTTCGGGCGGGGTGGCGCGCAATTCGCTGCACATGCGCGGGATGGCGGCGGATCTGCGGCTGAAATCGCGCTCGGTCGGGCAGATCTATTCCGCCGCGCTGTCGTGCCATGCGGGCGGCGTCGGCAAATATGCGCGCTCGGATTTCGTGCACATGGATTGCGGCAACATCCGCAGCTGGCAGGGCTGA
- a CDS encoding L,D-transpeptidase family protein translates to MTASCLGVGRAALVAMMMAGAALAPFVAAGPARAQMLSGFAQAVAETAAAEPALAAFYAARGHAPLWTTAEAASRRAAFFAALDQADANGLPVARYRAEELRARFAAIETERERGQLDAAMSLAYLAWARDISSGALEPKKIDAGIVREIRRPDPQALLNGLLASPAPARFLRDLAPKSPRYAALVKARLDLQAEIATGGWGPEVAAKRLGPGDSGPGVIALRDRLIRMGYLRRSVSATYDGDLHRAVQTYQLDQGIKADGVAGEGTLARINRTPEERMKSILVALERLRWMNGLDLGKRHIWVNLPDFTARIVDDGKMSFETVTVVGMNQGDRRTPEFSDVMEMMVINPSWSVPRSITVKEYLPMMQRNPGAAGHIQLVDSRGRAVARESVNFAAYNARNFPFAMRQPPSNGNALGLVKFLFPNPYNIYLHDTPSKSLFQKDVRAFSHGCIRVGRPFDLAYALLAAQEADPEGYFKSVLKTGAETTVKLRDPVPVHLVYFTAFPNAQGRIEYRDDVYGRDAALFAALDKAGVALAPLTN, encoded by the coding sequence ATGACTGCATCTTGTCTTGGGGTTGGCCGGGCTGCCCTTGTTGCGATGATGATGGCCGGGGCGGCGCTGGCGCCCTTTGTGGCGGCGGGTCCGGCCCGGGCGCAGATGCTTTCGGGCTTTGCCCAGGCGGTGGCGGAAACGGCGGCGGCCGAGCCCGCGCTGGCCGCCTTTTATGCCGCGCGTGGCCATGCGCCGCTCTGGACCACCGCCGAGGCCGCGTCGCGGCGGGCGGCCTTCTTTGCCGCGCTGGATCAGGCCGATGCCAATGGCCTGCCGGTGGCGCGCTATCGCGCCGAGGAGCTGCGCGCCCGGTTCGCCGCGATCGAGACCGAACGCGAACGCGGTCAGCTGGATGCGGCGATGTCGCTGGCCTATCTCGCTTGGGCGCGGGACATTTCCTCGGGCGCGCTCGAGCCGAAGAAGATTGATGCCGGGATCGTGCGCGAGATCCGCCGCCCCGATCCGCAGGCGCTTTTGAACGGGCTGCTTGCCAGCCCTGCGCCGGCACGGTTCCTGCGCGATCTGGCGCCGAAATCGCCGCGCTATGCGGCGCTGGTCAAGGCGCGGCTTGATCTGCAGGCCGAGATCGCCACGGGCGGCTGGGGCCCCGAAGTCGCGGCGAAGCGGCTTGGCCCGGGCGACAGCGGCCCGGGCGTCATCGCGCTGCGCGACCGGCTGATCCGCATGGGCTATCTGCGCCGTTCGGTCAGCGCGACCTATGACGGCGATCTGCACCGGGCGGTGCAGACCTATCAGCTGGATCAGGGGATCAAGGCCGATGGCGTCGCGGGCGAGGGTACGCTGGCGCGGATCAACCGCACCCCCGAGGAGCGGATGAAATCGATCCTTGTGGCGCTGGAGCGGCTGCGCTGGATGAACGGCCTCGATCTGGGCAAGCGGCACATCTGGGTGAACCTGCCCGATTTCACCGCCCGCATCGTCGATGACGGCAAGATGAGCTTCGAGACGGTGACCGTGGTCGGCATGAACCAGGGCGACCGCCGCACGCCGGAATTTTCCGACGTGATGGAGATGATGGTGATCAACCCGAGCTGGTCGGTGCCGCGCTCGATCACGGTCAAGGAATATCTGCCGATGATGCAGCGCAATCCGGGCGCGGCGGGGCATATCCAGCTGGTCGACAGCCGGGGCCGGGCGGTGGCGCGCGAGTCGGTGAATTTCGCCGCCTATAACGCGCGCAACTTCCCCTTTGCGATGCGTCAGCCGCCCTCGAACGGCAATGCGCTGGGGTTGGTGAAGTTCCTCTTCCCCAATCCCTACAACATCTATCTGCATGACACGCCGTCGAAATCCCTGTTTCAAAAGGATGTCCGCGCCTTCAGCCATGGCTGCATCCGGGTCGGTCGGCCCTTCGATCTGGCCTATGCGCTTCTGGCCGCGCAGGAAGCCGACCCCGAGGGCTATTTCAAATCGGTGCTGAAGACCGGCGCCGAGACGACGGTGAAGCTGCGCGATCCGGTGCCGGTGCATCTGGTCTATTTCACCGCCTTCCCGAATGCCCAGGGCCGGATCGAATATCGTGACGATGTCTACGGGCGGGATGCCGCGCTCTTTGCCGCTTTGGACAAGGCGGGGGTGGCATTGGCGCCGCTGACGAATTAA
- a CDS encoding invasion associated locus B family protein, protein MIKNTASLALLLAASLAAPMALAEDAAAPAPTPAPAAEASSPAAEPAAEPAAEPYVKTTEGDWKVQCIRVESGDEPCEMFQLLTDKDGNKVASISVLGLPKGKEAVAGATIATPLESALTAGVTLQIDTQKPITLPYSFCSQVGCFSNVVLKAAELDLFKKGKKIAMTIVPMRAPDQKVELEISLKGFSAAWDAMQPK, encoded by the coding sequence ATGATCAAAAACACCGCTTCCCTTGCTCTTCTGCTGGCCGCCAGCCTTGCCGCGCCGATGGCCTTGGCCGAGGATGCCGCCGCCCCGGCACCGACCCCGGCGCCCGCGGCCGAAGCCTCCTCGCCCGCGGCTGAACCCGCCGCCGAGCCTGCCGCCGAACCCTATGTCAAGACCACGGAAGGCGACTGGAAAGTGCAGTGCATCCGCGTCGAAAGCGGTGACGAGCCCTGCGAGATGTTCCAGCTGCTGACCGACAAGGACGGCAACAAGGTCGCTTCGATCTCGGTTCTGGGGCTGCCGAAGGGCAAGGAAGCCGTGGCCGGGGCCACGATCGCGACGCCGCTCGAATCGGCGCTGACCGCCGGGGTGACGCTGCAGATCGACACGCAAAAGCCGATCACGCTGCCCTATTCCTTCTGCTCGCAGGTCGGCTGCTTCTCGAACGTGGTGCTGAAGGCGGCGGAACTTGACCTGTTCAAGAAGGGCAAGAAGATCGCCATGACCATCGTGCCGATGCGCGCCCCCGATCAGAAGGTGGAGCTGGAAATCTCGCTCAAGGGCTTCAGCGCCGCCTGGGATGCGATGCAGCCGAAGTGA
- a CDS encoding DUF6456 domain-containing protein, protein MKTMQDRESLPDWLPDHARLYLRHVEEGVPIRQLARAEGCHASTILRRVRRIEQRRDDPLVDEALTRLGRFAAAASAAPPREDDPAMTAPIRPTAPQACPEAAEDPDSPDIATLSREGRRVLRRLAEPGALLIIAPDMEKAVVLRGTVRTAVVAREVAQGFALNGWILVQHSGRVTSYELSATGRAALKRLLEAEALTAGRDPATAADNPHADRHRDWGERTVNEGQGRVTRMRMNLAESPLGVLARRRDSDGRPFLSPDLVAAGERLREDFELAQMGPRVAQNWERFMTGGARGQYRPELGHGGPGGSDRARERVAAALCDLGPGLGDMVLRCCCFLEGLETAEKRMGWSARSGKIVLRIALMRLKRHYDETYGGAAPLIG, encoded by the coding sequence ATGAAGACCATGCAAGATCGGGAGAGCCTGCCGGACTGGTTGCCCGACCATGCACGGCTTTATCTGCGTCACGTCGAGGAGGGCGTGCCGATCCGGCAGCTGGCGCGGGCGGAGGGCTGTCACGCCTCGACCATCCTGCGCCGGGTGCGCCGGATCGAGCAGCGCCGCGACGATCCGCTTGTTGACGAAGCCCTGACCCGGCTTGGCCGCTTTGCCGCCGCCGCATCTGCCGCCCCGCCCAGAGAGGATGACCCTGCGATGACCGCTCCGATCCGCCCGACTGCGCCGCAAGCCTGCCCCGAAGCCGCCGAAGACCCCGACAGCCCGGATATCGCGACGCTTTCGCGCGAGGGGCGGCGGGTGCTGCGGCGGCTGGCGGAGCCGGGGGCGCTGCTGATCATCGCGCCCGACATGGAAAAGGCGGTGGTGTTGCGGGGCACGGTGCGCACGGCGGTGGTGGCGCGCGAGGTGGCGCAGGGCTTTGCGCTGAACGGCTGGATCTTGGTGCAGCACAGCGGGCGGGTGACCAGCTACGAGCTGTCCGCCACCGGGCGGGCGGCGTTGAAGCGGCTGTTGGAAGCGGAGGCCTTGACCGCGGGACGCGACCCCGCGACGGCGGCGGACAACCCGCATGCCGACCGTCACCGCGACTGGGGCGAGCGCACGGTGAACGAGGGGCAGGGCCGGGTGACGCGGATGCGGATGAACCTGGCCGAAAGCCCGCTTGGGGTGCTGGCGCGGCGGCGCGACAGCGACGGGCGGCCGTTCCTCTCGCCCGATCTGGTGGCGGCGGGGGAACGGCTGCGCGAGGATTTCGAACTGGCGCAGATGGGGCCGCGGGTGGCGCAGAACTGGGAACGCTTCATGACCGGCGGCGCCCGCGGGCAGTATCGGCCCGAGCTGGGCCATGGCGGTCCGGGCGGCTCTGACCGCGCCCGGGAACGGGTGGCGGCGGCGCTTTGCGACCTCGGGCCGGGCCTGGGCGACATGGTGCTGCGGTGCTGCTGTTTTCTGGAAGGGCTCGAGACGGCGGAAAAGCGCATGGGCTGGTCGGCGCGTTCGGGCAAGATCGTGCTGCGCATCGCGCTGATGCGGCTCAAGCGCCATTATGACGAAACCTATGGCGGGGCCGCGCCGCTGATCGGCTAG
- a CDS encoding helicase HerA-like domain-containing protein, giving the protein MSAGLTGAGIFVGGGGEGYRQPQELLLKAGNRHGLIAGATGTGKTVTLQVLAEGFSAAGVPVFLADVKGDLAGLAAAGSETGPLHEAFRKRAATIGHDLSYRACPVTFWDLFGEQGHPIRTTVTEMGPLLLARLLDLSEAQEGVLNIAFHLADAEGLALLDLADLRAMLVHVGERAAELKLRYGNISAESVGAIQRQLLILENQGAAQFFGEPALDLADMMTLAPDGRGRVNILAADRLMSSPRLYATFLLWLLSELFEDLPEVGDPERPRFVFFFDEAHLLFDDAPKALVDKVEQVARLIRSKGVGIYFITQNPADVPEDILGQLGNRVQHALRAFTARDQKDLKRAAETYRPNPRFDTETAIREVGTGEAVTSFLEPKGVPGMVERTLVRPPQSRLGPLEAGERAALRAASPLGAKYDQAVDRPSAFEILTARMQKAGAEAAAGGAAAKLEFNRARRFEAPQPQPAAPRRPAGSASRSDSIAEVFGKSLARQLGSKAGQQIVRGVLGSLFKAR; this is encoded by the coding sequence ATGAGCGCAGGTCTGACCGGGGCGGGGATCTTCGTCGGCGGCGGGGGCGAGGGATATCGCCAGCCGCAGGAGCTGCTGCTGAAGGCGGGCAACCGGCACGGGCTGATCGCGGGGGCGACGGGCACCGGCAAGACGGTGACGCTGCAGGTTCTGGCCGAGGGCTTCTCGGCCGCGGGGGTTCCGGTGTTTCTGGCCGATGTGAAGGGCGATCTTGCGGGCCTGGCCGCGGCGGGGAGCGAGACCGGCCCGCTGCACGAGGCGTTTCGCAAACGTGCGGCCACGATCGGCCATGATCTGTCCTACCGGGCCTGTCCGGTCACGTTCTGGGATCTGTTCGGGGAACAGGGCCATCCGATACGCACGACGGTGACCGAGATGGGGCCCTTGCTGCTGGCACGGCTGCTTGATCTGAGCGAGGCGCAGGAAGGCGTGCTGAACATCGCCTTTCATCTGGCCGATGCCGAGGGGCTGGCGCTGCTGGATCTGGCCGATCTGCGGGCGATGCTGGTGCATGTGGGCGAACGCGCGGCCGAGCTGAAACTGCGCTACGGGAATATCTCGGCCGAGTCGGTGGGGGCGATCCAGCGCCAGCTGCTGATCCTCGAAAATCAGGGCGCGGCGCAGTTTTTCGGCGAACCGGCGCTTGATCTCGCCGACATGATGACGCTGGCGCCGGACGGGCGCGGCCGTGTCAACATTCTGGCCGCCGACCGGCTGATGAGCAGCCCGCGGCTTTACGCGACTTTCCTGCTCTGGCTCTTGTCGGAGCTTTTCGAGGATCTGCCCGAGGTCGGCGACCCCGAGCGGCCGCGGTTCGTGTTTTTCTTCGACGAGGCGCATCTGCTGTTTGACGATGCCCCCAAGGCGCTGGTGGACAAGGTCGAACAGGTGGCGCGGCTGATCCGCTCGAAAGGTGTCGGCATCTATTTCATCACGCAAAACCCCGCCGATGTGCCCGAGGACATCCTGGGCCAGCTGGGCAACCGGGTGCAGCATGCGCTGCGCGCCTTTACCGCGCGCGATCAGAAGGATCTGAAACGCGCCGCCGAGACCTATCGCCCCAATCCGCGCTTCGACACCGAAACCGCGATCCGCGAGGTCGGCACCGGCGAGGCGGTGACCTCGTTTCTGGAGCCGAAGGGCGTGCCCGGCATGGTCGAGCGCACGCTGGTGCGCCCGCCGCAGTCCCGGCTTGGCCCGCTCGAGGCCGGGGAACGCGCGGCGCTGCGCGCGGCCTCGCCCCTCGGCGCGAAATATGATCAGGCGGTGGACCGGCCCTCGGCCTTCGAGATCCTGACGGCACGGATGCAAAAGGCCGGTGCCGAAGCCGCCGCGGGGGGCGCCGCGGCGAAGCTGGAGTTCAACCGCGCCCGCCGGTTCGAGGCCCCGCAGCCCCAGCCCGCAGCCCCGCGCCGACCGGCCGGGTCGGCCTCGCGCAGCGACAGCATCGCCGAGGTCTTCGGCAAGTCGCTGGCGCGGCAGCTGGGCAGCAAGGCCGGTCAGCAGATCGTGCGCGGGGTGCTGGGCTCGCTGTTCAAGGCGCGCTGA
- a CDS encoding DUF6477 family protein — protein sequence MTDQIDQMARLRRPKLLIRAARFGQRDYDRNRDLRRLLATRELPGPEAALRLLMAEEDGLEAARQAGEAGYSFLRHIEVLIAMMAEARGLPQARQPAQIRVA from the coding sequence ATGACCGACCAGATCGACCAGATGGCGCGTCTGCGCCGTCCGAAACTGCTGATCCGGGCCGCACGCTTCGGGCAGCGCGATTACGACCGCAACCGCGATCTGCGCCGACTTTTGGCGACGCGCGAGCTGCCCGGCCCCGAAGCGGCGCTGCGCCTGCTGATGGCCGAGGAAGACGGGCTGGAAGCGGCGCGTCAGGCCGGAGAGGCCGGCTACAGTTTCCTGCGTCACATCGAGGTGCTGATCGCGATGATGGCCGAGGCGCGGGGGCTGCCGCAAGCCCGGCAGCCCGCGCAGATCCGCGTCGCCTGA
- a CDS encoding beta-ketoacyl-[acyl-carrier-protein] synthase family protein — protein MTQRRVVITGAGTVNALAPDVQGTFAAMAEGRCGIGPLDFPDVERLTIRIGAQVRDFAPESHFDKGKLSLYDRFTQFALVAARQAMAQAGQPQESCDHTRWGAIIGTAGGGNATVNEAYRAVYAEGKNRVHPFTVPRLMGNAAASHLSMEFGLMGPSFAVATACASSNHALGLAFQMIRAGLADGMLAGGAESMLNFGGLKAWEGLRVMSPDGCRPFSASRNGMVQGEGAGVFVLETLEGAKARGAEILAEIKGFAMTSDASDIVMPSREGAARAMRLALADAGLPPEAVEYVNAHGTGTAANDKTEAAALSDIFGAHLPRLPVSSTKAMHGHCIGATGAIELLACLMALNDGVIAPTLGFDAADPDCPLDVVPGTARQARVDTVMSNAFAFGGLNAVLILSKA, from the coding sequence GTGACCCAAAGACGTGTCGTCATCACCGGGGCCGGAACGGTCAATGCGCTGGCCCCGGATGTGCAGGGCACCTTCGCCGCGATGGCAGAGGGGCGGTGCGGCATCGGGCCGCTCGACTTTCCCGATGTCGAGCGGCTGACGATCCGGATCGGCGCGCAGGTGCGGGACTTTGCCCCCGAAAGCCATTTCGACAAGGGCAAGCTGTCGCTTTACGACCGCTTCACGCAATTCGCGCTGGTCGCGGCGCGGCAGGCGATGGCGCAGGCGGGGCAGCCGCAGGAAAGCTGTGATCACACCCGCTGGGGTGCGATCATCGGCACCGCGGGCGGCGGCAATGCGACGGTGAACGAGGCCTATCGCGCGGTTTATGCCGAGGGCAAGAACCGGGTGCATCCTTTCACCGTGCCGCGGCTGATGGGCAATGCGGCGGCGTCGCATCTTTCGATGGAATTCGGGCTGATGGGGCCCAGTTTCGCGGTGGCGACGGCCTGCGCCAGTTCGAACCATGCGCTGGGTCTGGCGTTTCAGATGATCCGCGCGGGGCTCGCCGATGGCATGCTGGCGGGCGGGGCGGAATCGATGCTGAATTTCGGCGGGCTGAAGGCCTGGGAAGGGCTGCGGGTGATGTCGCCCGACGGCTGCCGCCCGTTCAGCGCCAGCCGCAACGGCATGGTGCAGGGCGAGGGCGCAGGCGTCTTCGTGCTTGAAACGCTCGAAGGCGCCAAGGCCCGCGGCGCCGAGATTCTGGCCGAGATCAAGGGCTTCGCCATGACCTCGGACGCAAGCGACATCGTCATGCCCTCGCGCGAGGGGGCGGCGCGGGCAATGCGTCTGGCGCTTGCGGATGCCGGGTTGCCGCCCGAGGCGGTGGAATATGTCAACGCCCATGGCACCGGCACGGCGGCCAATGACAAGACCGAGGCGGCGGCGCTGTCGGATATCTTCGGCGCGCATCTGCCGCGGCTTCCGGTCAGTTCCACCAAGGCGATGCACGGCCATTGCATCGGCGCCACCGGGGCGATCGAGCTTCTGGCCTGTCTGATGGCGTTGAACGACGGGGTGATCGCGCCGACGCTCGGCTTTGACGCAGCCGATCCCGACTGCCCGCTCGATGTCGTGCCCGGCACGGCGCGTCAGGCGCGGGTCGACACGGTGATGAGCAATGCCTTTGCCTTTGGCGGTCTGAACGCGGTGCTGATCCTTTCCAAAGCATGA
- the lipA gene encoding lipoyl synthase — MPDIQDPAHKAPVLRHPEKAHRPDNAQPKKPGWIKVKAPTSQGYKETRDLLKTNKLVTVCEEAGCPNVGECWSHGHATMMIMGETCTRGCSFCNVATGKPEALDAFEPGRVAHAVATLGLKHVVITSVDRDDLTDGGAEHFAQTIRAVRHRAPDTTIEVLTPDFLKCGPEALEKVVEARPDVFNHNLETVPGLYPTVRPGARYFHSLRLLQRVKELDPAMFTKSGIMVGLGEDRQGVLQVMDDMRAADIDFLTIGQYLQPTPKHHAVSRFVTPEEFADYEKAAYGKGFLMVSATPLTRSSYHAGDDFAKLRAARLAKLGR, encoded by the coding sequence ATGCCCGACATCCAGGACCCGGCCCACAAGGCGCCCGTTCTGCGCCACCCGGAAAAGGCGCATCGCCCTGACAATGCCCAGCCGAAGAAACCGGGCTGGATCAAGGTCAAGGCGCCGACCTCGCAGGGCTACAAGGAAACCCGCGATCTGCTGAAGACGAACAAGCTTGTCACCGTCTGCGAGGAAGCAGGCTGCCCCAATGTCGGCGAATGCTGGAGCCACGGCCACGCCACGATGATGATCATGGGCGAGACCTGCACCCGCGGCTGCAGCTTCTGCAACGTCGCCACCGGCAAGCCCGAGGCGCTGGATGCGTTCGAGCCCGGCCGGGTGGCGCATGCGGTGGCGACGCTCGGTCTGAAACATGTGGTCATCACCTCGGTCGATCGCGACGATCTCACCGATGGCGGGGCCGAGCATTTCGCCCAGACGATCCGCGCCGTGCGCCACCGCGCGCCGGATACGACGATCGAGGTGCTGACCCCCGACTTTCTCAAGTGTGGCCCGGAAGCGCTTGAAAAGGTTGTCGAAGCCCGGCCCGACGTGTTCAACCACAACCTCGAGACCGTGCCCGGCCTTTACCCGACCGTGCGGCCCGGGGCGCGCTATTTCCATTCCTTGCGGCTGCTGCAACGCGTCAAGGAGCTTGACCCGGCGATGTTCACCAAATCCGGCATCATGGTCGGGCTGGGCGAGGACCGGCAGGGCGTGCTGCAGGTGATGGATGACATGCGCGCCGCCGACATCGATTTCCTGACCATCGGCCAGTATCTGCAGCCGACGCCGAAACATCATGCCGTTTCCCGCTTCGTCACGCCCGAGGAATTCGCCGATTACGAAAAGGCGGCCTATGGCAAGGGCTTCCTGATGGTCTCGGCGACGCCCCTGACGCGGTCGAGCTATCACGCGGGCGATGATTTCGCGAAACTGCGCGCGGCGCGGCTGGCGAAGCTGGGCCGGTAA
- a CDS encoding acyl carrier protein, whose protein sequence is MRPDVQDKILSIIAREAAMEPAEVRPDMTLDELGLDSLGLVEMIFAIEETFGVSVPFNANEPTQGEFDISSVGAIVRAVERLISGPQAALA, encoded by the coding sequence ATGAGGCCCGACGTGCAGGACAAGATTCTCTCGATCATCGCCCGCGAAGCTGCGATGGAACCGGCGGAAGTGCGCCCGGACATGACGCTTGACGAGTTGGGGCTCGACAGTCTCGGCCTTGTCGAGATGATCTTCGCGATCGAGGAAACCTTCGGGGTTTCCGTTCCCTTCAACGCCAACGAACCGACGCAAGGCGAGTTCGACATTTCCTCGGTCGGCGCGATCGTGCGCGCGGTCGAGCGGCTGATCTCGGGGCCGCAGGCGGCGCTGGCGTGA